In Papaver somniferum cultivar HN1 chromosome 9, ASM357369v1, whole genome shotgun sequence, the genomic stretch GACATGAGTAGGTTAGGcagagattattattttaacaGAAGAAACGCTATAATTACCAGCAACACCTCACTTATTTGACATTTTAGGATTGAAGAAAAACTTGGTTGAATTCAAATGCGTCATTATGCTTCCAACGAATCCAACCCCAATCCAGTAAGAAACCATACACCAAATGTCTTAAGATTTTACGCCGACCTTTGTAAGATTTGGGATCAGATAATGCATTTAAGCGACAAATTATAACACATACAGCCTGTGAAGGAGAAAACTTGAGAAATCATTCTTTAAATAATCAAGTGAAGAAAAATTGCAAATGGAATGGAAACTGCAGAATATATTAAAGAGAACACTTGAGAATAACAACCCATACATACATTGCAATGGTTTCGGTTAAACAGTTGGCTAATTATTCATTACATCCATTGTCTAGGCACACAAATGAAAGCAAAAAAGAAAAGTTAAAATAAATAATGGAACCAGAATTAGCATGGAAACCATGGCTGGAGGAACATAGAGCTTGAATTATTTTCATCCGTAAAATATTACCTATGTTGATGTTGTTATTCTTGGCATAGCAAACCCGAGTTAGTTCTGCTTCATTTGTTGCTTTCTATGGAAGTCTTTAAGAAGTCCACATTATTAAAGATCAAAGATAGATGACACAGTTTCATTCAAGTACTGCTGTGTTGGCAAATTCAGCAAGTCAACTAGGTGACTTTGCTAGTGGTGAATTTCGAAGTGTGCGGCCGGTGTGGTCCCATAGAATTCACAAAATTAATCTGTAAAAGACTTCACCTGAAATTTCCAAAACTAAAAACAGGGGGAAGGCTTGCACATGTATGATGTTTCACTTAAATGGATGTCTACATGGGCTTGGCCATATTTTACCTTGTCCAAAAGGTACTTGACGTGGCTTTTAGAAACTTGCTTGTCCGAACAATCCTGATTTTCTTGTAACACTGACACCACATTCTCCAAATTTTGCAGCACTGAAATGATACATATTTTCATCCCCTGCAAATAATAAAGACAAGTTAAAATTGTGCAACTAATCATGCTAAGCATGGGCAAAGGTGATAAAAACTCAAGAAGCAACACCAAAATAGAGGCTATGAATGTTTGACAACAAACCTTCATGGTAACCATGTTCACACATGCGAATTGACAGGTATATTCTTCTTCCTAATTTGTCATCATCGTCAACAGTTTTAAAGCAAAGCTCTCTAAGAGCTCGTCCCATTGAAAACGACTAAGGTCAAGCTTCTCCATATAAGATGTAAGAAGCATCCTTGGGATCAAGGTTGACAGAGTGGCATATGAGAAGTCCAATGTCGATGCCCAACTCTAGCCAACCTTGGATCCTTATGCCTGCACTTTTGCCAGATCAAGAAATAGGTGCCAGGATGGCAACCTTAATACGATTTTGTGCTCCGATCTGTACAGGCAAAGTGCAGGCATGGCCCAAGCCCCTCACCGGGGCCGGGCTAATCCATAACTCGCTTCAGGTtgctgctgatgttgctgcaagTTCCACAAGAAATACATTAGAGAAAGAACTTCCACAAAATGTATAATTTGAATAATAGCAAATACGCCCAATTAGAAGTTCTTCTGCTGAAGGTTCTGAGAATTTACACAGCACATGATTGGTATAGGATGGCACCAAGTCTACTGTCCTTGTAGCTTATTGAGAGGCAGGAAGTGATGACGTGATTAGGAAAGATCAAACAGTGCCATCCATATATTTAACATTAAAGTTTCCCTGCAACTAGGTCATCCTTGGTCTGCGGCACCTATAGAGGCTCTCAAAATCTCTTAAAATGGGAGTACGATGACTCCCTAAACTTAACTTCTTCACACCCTCAAAATATAATACTTGCGCCTCGGCACTCCTTTTAGCACTGTCTTGCTTGTGAACATTTAATCACACTATGACATAGGCTCTTCTAAAAATTGACCAGTTACTTTATTTTTCCCTAGTGTTCCAACAATAGGTGAACAATGAACAGTTGACCTAGTAGCTCACTACTCAGAGATGACCCCAATTTGTCAAGATTATAGATGACTTTCAAAAACAAATCCTAGTAATATTTCACATGataataacaaaacaaaaaaagaaaagaacacaCAAAACCTACTAGATGGGATGGTATAAAAACATTAATGCACTTGCATAACTAGCATTTCTTCCtccatacacaaaatcacaaattcCCTATTGCTGAGCAAATCGAGACTAGGATCATgcagaaaataatataaatttacATGTCTACCTGTGCAAAAGGTTGGTGCACGTGTTCATGAGGATTGATAAACTGCATTCCAGGTCGTGGAGGACAAGGGTAATGAGAGGAATGCATATAGATGGCAGAGGTGGACTGGGCACCAACATGATTAGGGTTGAAAGGTCCCATCATTGTCTCAGGAGGGCCATACCCAATCCCAGGTGGTGTTGATGCCCCAGTCCAAGAACCATGTAGATGTTGAGGAATTGGCCGGGCTTGGTGCTCAGTAGGAATTTGAGGCCGGTGGACTGCGCCAAGCTGTGGGAATTCAGTGTTGTAGTTGATGACAGGGGAGTACAGGGGCTGCATTGTGTATGGTCCTCCGCTAAAGCCAAACCCAGGGTCAAATCTTTGCATATACCTACAAAAGCCAACAATTATTTATGTACATTACAAAGATGATAATGTTCAAAATCTACCCAGACATGCTTATAGTTCCTCAAAAAAAGCACCGTGTTTTCTCTAATAGAATAGAGGTTATCCCTAAAGCAAGTAAACATCTTTCCCAGAAATTTTGTCACAACACAGTTGAAAAGGTGTCCTGTTCCTAGCAACAGAAGAGTACAGGCATACGACAATTCACTATAACACACAACATTGTCAAacaaaacacatgtaaaacaatgCTTTGGAAataaagaagcaaaaaaaaaaaaaaaaaaaccaaggcAGTAGAGTCAGAGCACCAAAGCCAGTCAGCCTTCCTTACATAGCCGTGTGAACAGAGAAATTATAGTGCTGGATATTTTTGCATACATCTGATGGAACTGACTCTTTAATGGATATCACATACCTGTCATAGCTCCTGTCGTAATCAGGATCTTTACGATCAACATCACGATCCCGAAAGATAGCCACTCTACTGTTCGATCGGTACCTACTACCTACTGGCTCTTTTTCTACCCGACCTCTACCTGATGATCTACTGCTATCTGCGGAAGAATCTCCCAAGCCTCTACCAATACTCGCTACAGGCAATTCAACTACAGGTTTCTCTTCCATCCTTCTCGGACCAACAGGACAATGCTGGAATGTATCTGGCACCACTGACTCAATTTCTGGTTTACCAACAGGCTGTGCCCCAGCAACACTAGTACTATTAGAATTAAAAATCCGTGCCCGGGCCCTATtgtattcctcttttctttcctcgACACTTTTGGCGTGATTTGACTTGGACAAATTTGAATTTCCACTGTTCTGAGACCGCCTCTGTGGTCTTTGCTTGATAGCAACTTTAACAGCAGAGTTGTTTTCTTCTTGTCCCACACTAACAGGAATGTCTGCCAGTCGAATCAATGGATATCTAAATCCAGAAGCTTTATGAACAATAATTCTAGAACCAGACCCATCAGGTTGATTGTTGTCTAATACAACCATTGATTGAAGACAGTAATGCTGTGCCACACGATGAGCTGCCAATCTCAAATAAGAAGTAGGCAGCTGCTGAAACTCCAGCTGTTGTTGTGCAGAGTCACGGATAAACTTCTCTACTTCTTGCTCCATCCTCAAAACTGTTCAACAATGgcagagagagatataaaactatcAATAACTGAGATAActaaatttaaaatcaaaaacGAAAAGGCATACATATGTAAAATCAATGACCAGAGTAACACCGCTGAGTTCAGGACTGCCCAGAAAATTTATTAGCTAAGCCACATAGCTCAACTAACTAACCCGAGGCTGGATCGAAGTAACTTATTAATTTATCAAGATTATCATGCTATCAAGTATACATAGATATTCCTGTATCTAATGAcgtttttctttgtttatttttcaGTTGCCACTTAACATTTCACTCCGCTTCTTCCCTAAGATGTTTGTCTTTTCTAATATTACTCTTAGTTCCCTTACTATTAAGTCGAACTTCCCACATTCACTCTGAAATTTAATAATCTCATCGGGTAATAGTGCataaagaaagaacaaaaatttaaaaatctgATGGATACATGGAAATTTACTCTATCAAAACATAGCAACGCTAATTTACATTCCCAGCTAATAAATTCtgataaaattaataaaattaaccaTTAGACCACAAACTATACCCCCTTCGGAAAGAGAGGTAACCCAGGAGGCAAATTTAGACAGaccattatcatgaaaatccctAATTATTAATTAAATTAGGGAACAGTAACGAAAATACAAACCCTAACACTAAAACGTAAAAGACCGCCAAAAATTATACTTACTTGATAATCTCTCACGGGGGTTCTGCAAAGCATCTCTAAGGAATTGATCGACTTGATTGATAGAATCATCAGAAACTACTCCTCCTTCGTTCCTTTCAGTAGATGTTGATTCAGTTGAAGTGTGAGGTTGAGCTTCTGTAGATTCATCGATATGAAAaccagatgatgatgaagaagaagatagagtAGAATTCTTCTTCTTAGATGAAGAAGAGACCATTAATCTAGTCATACTTTCATCTAAATCAGCCAATTCCCATGAATCTGGGGCTCCGAGTTGTTCTGCTGCCACAGAGCCCTCCATGGCTAAGTGtgaaaattgaaaattgtgcTTAGGGTTAGAGAATGAAATAGTTCATGAAATTATTATTAGGTAATTAATCTAACTCTGTGTAGGGGAATAGTTTGTAGGATATATACCAAATTGGGGTACCGAAGGAAGCAAAAGGAATGAGGAGATTAGGGTATTGAATAGGAAAAGGAAATTTAAGAGAAGATGCAAAGAGAGAGAGTGTTctattggttttctttttctttcctttatatttttgatttgataaaGGAGAAGTTATGATGAGTATGGGCATGTCATGTGCATATACCGGTTCTGGGTCAACAAGACTACCGGTTCGCAAAGTAGTTTCACTAAATCATTGAGCATCTCCAatgtatcttctttcctattaaaatattaaaaaaataaggtCTTAATTATATGATACATAGAATTTAAGATTTTTTCCACCCATTTTTCATCCGAAATGCAAAAATGAAGGTCATAAAAGGGATGACATGACTAAGTGGGGGTATATGAACTTGGGGCTTAAATCCACATCAATAAAGTTTGTTAAATAAGTTTGTCATCAATAAAGGGATGACATGACTAAGTGGAGATGAATTTTAGGTAAAAAGTGttatctttattgatttttatcatTTAACAATGACCCACAAAGAAAAATGTGTTAATTAGACCTCCCACCTAGTATGATCTTGATTCCTTGCATTGGAGATGTTTTTATGTATTGTCACCATAACAAGTTTAACGGTTTATATACACATTAGATTGGTCATTGTATGCTTTCAAAACAGTTTATTATAGTCTGAAGGGTGTTTCATTCGATTGTGCCAATTATGTCAAATCCATCATGCGTGGCGATTTACTTCAGTGTTACGTAATTTTTCCTTCCAATGAAAATCAATGGCTGCTTATAGTGATCGCTATCACGATGTTCTGCGTATTTTTTTCGAAGGAGTAAATTTATTAATTTCAATAATTCTCTATCAAATACATCAGAGATGAAAAACACGAAAATAAATACACACATACACATCATAATAGAATACAAGTATCAAAAACATGATTTCCACATAAGTAATTGGTGATATTGAGGGGATCGAATTTAAATTATAATTTTGCCGTttgaacttgtttttttttttttgttgttcttcaataTAATTACAATCTCCCACGAAAAAAAAAGTAATATGAACAGTAAATCATATCACCATCAAACTCGGTAACCATCGATCTTCGTAGAAACCTAGATACACATCATGCCAGACTAAATCGTCTTCGATGATGCATTTGAATCGATTGTTGAAATCGATATAAACGCTCTTCAGAAAACCCCAAGGACTATAAGAAATCATTGCAAAGGCGTATTGAAACATCATATGAAATAGAATTGCCATagagatattattatttttagctaaaacacaaaagaaattagaaaaccaaaccctaatttcataaaaaaatgatatttttattaatttacacAAGGTGTGGTAATAATGTTATCAAGATTTGCTCGGAAGATATGGAAACTCAAATCAGAAACCGAGTAAATCTAGATATATGATGAACAAGATAAGAAAATATAGGAATAGTTTTAGGGAGAAAAAACAGTTATGATCGAGAAAAATAAAAGTAGTTTTTGGGATGTTTTGTGCATATTActtctttttgagttttgagagaCTTTAATCTCAATGAAGGAGAAGACAGATTAAAATGGCGGCATTTTAATTCATTGGCCTCTTCGAAATCATGAATTTAATATTGATTGTGATGTATTTGTAGTTTCTTTGTTTTTGTGATACATTTCATTTCTATTTTACCGTTTATTTCGTGTTTGATGAATTAGATCATGTTGTATAAATAATATGAAAAATTATTTAGAGGTGTTTTAGGgcaaaaataataatatgaaaGATGAGGGGGTAAGCTATGCTTGTATGAGTATGagatatcaaaatcatataaaacccGCCGAAGTCAGGAAATGGTTTATTCGGTCAcaaagaaggagaagggttgagtTAGGGAAGGAAGCAGAGAAAGAGTGAGATCAGAGTATGATGTGTTTTAAGGGTATGTCAGAGTTGAACTATAAATGAAGTTCTTAGACGTTTAGTGAAACTACTTTATTGAGGCTCCTCCATTGTTAAGACTATGAGAAAGCTGAGATGTGAAATCGACCTTTGTGAAGAAGTCGAGTGACCTATTTATAATAGTAGTAACAAACACTGATTTTATTGTTAGTGGAAAAGGTGAGCGGGGTGGACAGAGCGGGAGACGTGTGAAGTGATCATGTATGCGGAGATGGGAAGATTCTTAGAAGTTCATGTCCAGtatttgaatattcagttaatgggATGTTTGGTTTCGGTTttctgaccttaatattcgatctcatatgttgtgaacccttatggtgtgggtgactttttgatttagtaggattaagttctagcccatgttggtaggctttatcaaaggatcatgaggggtcctggtagaaacaatatgtgaaaaaatcacaatatgttgaatcggttttggtttagcataaaagcatatgtgtttcgacggttttcaacttttgcttgcaattgttaaaaccgattttcaacctttctctggtaatggttggttgttgttattcttttgttttgcataacgatgacaacataatgatatttcgatatcaattctccctagaagaagatgcaaacatattagaGAAGAGggtgtgaaatttgaggtaacaatgttgttagttaattgttttcatgtttaagaaaagcctgatttttatttcatatatattttgcttttgcttaacaaaatttcggtataattgatgttttattccatgatgtttgtatggatgtgtggtatcaattggttccggttaagaaaaactattgttatcttgctttattgtgtggtatcaattgtttaggctta encodes the following:
- the LOC113309788 gene encoding R3H domain-containing protein 2-like; its protein translation is MEGSVAAEQLGAPDSWELADLDESMTRLMVSSSSKKKNSTLSSSSSSSGFHIDESTEAQPHTSTESTSTERNEGGVVSDDSINQVDQFLRDALQNPRERLSILRMEQEVEKFIRDSAQQQLEFQQLPTSYLRLAAHRVAQHYCLQSMVVLDNNQPDGSGSRIIVHKASGFRYPLIRLADIPVSVGQEENNSAVKVAIKQRPQRRSQNSGNSNLSKSNHAKSVEERKEEYNRARARIFNSNSTSVAGAQPVGKPEIESVVPDTFQHCPVGPRRMEEKPVVELPVASIGRGLGDSSADSSRSSGRGRVEKEPVGSRYRSNSRVAIFRDRDVDRKDPDYDRSYDRYMQRFDPGFGFSGGPYTMQPLYSPVINYNTEFPQLGAVHRPQIPTEHQARPIPQHLHGSWTGASTPPGIGYGPPETMMGPFNPNHVGAQSTSAIYMHSSHYPCPPRPGMQFINPHEHVHQPFAQQHQQQPEASYGLARPR